In the Tribolium castaneum strain GA2 chromosome 1, icTriCast1.1, whole genome shotgun sequence genome, one interval contains:
- the LOC107397628 gene encoding uncharacterized protein LOC107397628, with protein MIDTTLRLSYPVIRISTSKNRIKIFDFSRPDVYVIEIKNDNLENVLQYLEKFNLFNSRARFIIIFSNHNPKEIFTQLPKYFIYNTILLDDGHNIYGYDPYKYEDVSAENTTPKLLGPCQHVETFFENKLPKFWRNTTVAALRASLFLHHQKQGRTYDSMFCPQIVQEKLGFRFLIQEGNGRAFGANNETLDALRSRNFSLSINHFLLNEDQHLHFDLVPLHVVHSRLWVVPKATLVPYWKLFLLCFGLSLWLLFAAFFCILTIVWTRFEKNFKTASIILHFQILVENSNAHLLQVTKSSSRVLASVTLIIFLIFSSVYKSEMIRVFTSRVYEHQIETLDDLLEYNLPCYDYPDIKQLYVLSNDMSRYVNKCKVIPSEFERVEILKRILRGEKLVTTFREKYFRGMLRELLKQGYKMLVYLTKETVAFDYGYLYLTKGYPLYDRFVDVYQRLQSAGIMKHYELSFNTVEDKLLYARESSSNVLQSDKFSIQFCILLVGLTVSIVVFITEVLYHRYRK; from the exons ATGATTGACACAACTTTGCGACTTTCTTATCCAGTCATTCGCATTTCTACTTCTAAAAACagaatcaaaattttcgaCTTTAGTCGACCAGACGTCTATgtcattgaaataaaaaacgataATCTGGAAAATGTGTtacaatatttagaaaaattcaatttgtttAACTCAAGGGCCCgatttatcattatttttagcAACCACAATCctaaagaaatttttacacaattgccaaaatattttatctaCAATACAATTTTGCTAGATGATGGGCATAACATTTATGGGTATGATCCCTACAAATACGAAGATGTGTCAGCTGAAAATACCACACCAAAACTGTTAGGGCCTTGCCAACACGTGGAGACTTTTTTTGAGAACAAATTACCAAAGTTTTGGCGAAACACAACAGTTGCAGCTTTGCGTGCAAGTCTATTTTTGCACCACCAGAAACAAGGGCGAACTTATGACTCAATGTTTTGCCCCCAAATCGTTCAAGAGAAACTAGGTTTTCGCTTTCTGATTCAAGAAGGAAATGGGCGGGCTTTTGGTGCAAATAATGAAACTTTAG ACGCTTTACGTTCGCGGAACTTTTCCTTAagtattaatcattttttgctTAATGAAGACCAACACCTTCACTTCGACCTTGTCCCCTTACATGTGGTGCATTCCCGACTGTGGGTGGTCCCAAAGGCCACACTTGTCCCCTATTGGAAGCTGTTTCTTCTGTGCTTTGGCCTGTCTTTGTGGCTTTTATTCGCCGCATTTTTTTGCATCCTAACGATAGTTTGGACTCGCTTTGAGAAAAATTTCAAGACTGCGTCTATAATACTACACTTCCAAATTCTGGTCGAAAACAGCAATGCACATCTTTTGCAAGTTACCAAAAGCTCGTCGCGAGTATTAGCCAGCGTTACACTAATcatatttctgattttttcttcGGTGTATAAAAGTGAAATGATTCGAGTTTTCACAAGTCGTGTGTACGAACATCAGATTGAAACGCTTGATGATTTATTGGAATACAATTTGCCGTGTTATGACTACCCAGATATTAAACAACTCTACGTTTTGTCGAACGATATGAGTCGATACGTAAACAAATGCAAGGTTATACCGTCGGAATTTGAGCgagttgaaattttaaaaagaattcTACGAGGGGAAAAACTTGTAACCacttttagagaaaaatattttaggggTATGTTAAGAGAGTTACTCAAGCAAGGATACAAGATGCTAGTTTACTTGACCAAAGAAACTGTGGCGTTTGATTACGGTTATTTGTATTTGACTAAAGGATATCCTTTGTATGACCGATTCGTTGATGTTTATCAAAGACTGCAAAGTGCTGGTATTATGAAACACTATGAACTTTCATttaatacggttgaagataaattattatatGCAAGAGAAAGCTCTTCGAATGTTTTACAATctgataaattttcaatacaGTTTTGTATTCTTTTGGTCGGTTTAACAGTCAGCATTGTTGTATTCATTACTGAAGTTTTGTATCATCGCTACAGAAAGTAA